Within the Bradyrhizobium cosmicum genome, the region ACTCGGGCAGCGGCGGCGCCTGTGCCGCCGCTGCCCCCGTCTTGCGGCGGGAGGAGAACAGCAAGCGACCGTCGGCATCGCGGATGTCGTAGAGATAGCGGCCATAGGCCTCGGAATAGAGTCCCCTTAGGCTGTCCGGCAGGTTGAACGTCAGCAGGCCGTCCGGTGCGGCGACGATGCGCTCGGCCAGCACTTCGGCCTGCGCGCGCATCCCTTCGCGGTGCAGCTGGTCGACTTCGGAATTGAGCAGCCAGAACAGCACCAGCGGCAGGAAGATCGCGACGACCGCGACCGCGACGATGTGCATGAACACGATCCGCCAGATCAGCGATTTGAATGTCGGCGACCTGGCAAAGATCCCGCCGGCAGCCACGCTACTTCTCCTCGGCCATGAGATAGCCTACGCCGCGGATGGTGTGGATCACGACCTTGGCGCCGTGCTCGGTGAGCTGCTTGCGCAGCCGCGAAACGTAGACCTCTACCGCGTTGGAGGCCACCTCGCCTTCGAGCCCGAAGATGTGGTCCTCGACGTTCTTCTTCGGCACCACCCGCCCCTGCCGCCGCAGCAGGATCTCCAGCACCGAGGTCTCGCGCGCCGAGATGATCCGCGGCTGGTCGTCGACGAAGATCTGGCGGCTCTCGGTGTCGTAGACGAGGTTGGCGAGGCGCAGCGAACGGCCGAGCAACTGGCCGGGACGGCGCAGGATCGCCTCCAGCCGCGCCACCAGCTCCTCCATCGCGAACGGCTTGGCGAGATAATCGTCGGCGCCGCTGCGCAGGCCGGTGACGCGATCCTGCAAGCCGCCGCGCGCGGTCAGCACCAGCACCGGCAGCGGCTCCATCTGCCGGCGCAATTCGCGCAGCACCGACAGGCCGTCGCCGTCGGGCAGGCCGAGATCGAGGATCATTGCGGCATAGTTGACGCTGCTGACCGCCTCGCGCGCCTCGGCGGCACTGCCGACGATATCGCTCTCGTAGCCCGCTGCCGCCAGCCCGGCGGCAACGAGCCGCGACAGTTCGGCATTATCCTCGACGATCAGAAGGCGCATTGCATTCCCGCCGGATGTTCCGGTGCAACCACGGCTCGCGCCGCATCGTTGCTCTATTCCACCATCTTCGCGGTTTCGGCCAGCAAAAAGGCAGTCCTGGCCGCCGTTCCGGGCTTCGTCAGCTCGGTGTAAGCTTCGCGCATCGACTTGGTTGCCGCCGCGGCCAATGCGACGCGGGTGCCCTGCCTCTCATGGAGATCGTTCGCGTGCGGAGACAACTGATCTGCGCGTGTCCCGCGCTAGGACTACTCAGCGGAACACAAGCGCGCGATCAGCAACGAGCTGCCGGCCGCTCCGGCAAGCAGGAACGCCATGGCGAAGATGCTCGTGAGCACCGAGATCAAGCCGCGCTCATGGGCATTGACCGCGGCTATGCCAAGCGTCAGCCAGCTCCCGGTTGCGACAAGGTTCGCCACGCCTCGCAGGATCCCGCAGCGAGTCACCGGCCTGTAGTTCAGGAACCTCCAAAGCAGCGGCCCGCCCGCGATGGCGAGTGTGGCGATCCATACGAGGATCAACGTTGGCACATGAAAAAGGCTGGTCAAATCGGTGGACAAGGCAAATACCCTGAAGTGTCCCGAGTTTGACGTCCTGAGCCCGGACGAGGTTCAGAGCACCAATGCAGATCGTCTGCTTGCTCTTTTACGACCGATTGGTCTATATATCAACAATGAGCCAGCAGACCCCAGTGCAGTCGGCCCGTGGCCGTCCCCGAAGTTTCGACGTGGACATCGCGGTAGAACGCGCGATGGAGGTGTTCTGGTCGCGCGGCTATCACGCCACAGCGCTCCCCGATCTGCTTCGTGCGACCAGGCTATCGCGCGGCAGTCTCTACGCCGCCTTCGGCGACAAGCATTCGCTGTTCCTGCGTGCGCTGGATCGCTACATCGCCGATGCCCTGACCCGGATCGACATCGAACTTGCCCCCGACAGGGAGCCGGTCGAAGGCCTGCGGGCGTTCCTTGCCGGCTACGTCGACCGCACCAGCGGTGCCAATGGCCGGCGCGGATGCCTGCTCGTGGCGACAGCCATGGAACTGGCAGGCCAGGACGCTGAAGTTGGCCGTCGCATCGCGGGCTTCTTCAAAGCGATGGAGACCAGGCTGGCGGCTGCATTGTCCCGCGCGAAGGCGGCGGGCCTGCTGGCCGATGGTGTCGAGCCCTCGAGTGCCGCCCGAATTCTGGTCTGTTTCGTTGAGGGGCTGCGCGTGGTCGGAAAGACGGCCCCGGCACGGACCACGTCGAAGGCCACCGCTGACGCTCTTCTCGATCGTTTCATCAAGTGAGCCACCCGATCATATGAACGATCATGCCGCGCCTTCCGCCATCCGCGCACCAATATCTGGACTGAACGGTCTCGAAAGGACGAATGTCATGTCGGCTCTCCAGATCGTCTGCGCCGTCGCCGTTCCCCTGCTCTGGGGCTACCAGTTCGTGGCGATCAAGGTGGGCGTGACGGAGTTTCCGCCGCTGTTCTTCCTCGCGCTGCGCTTCCTCGCCATCGCTCTGCTGCTCGTTCCGTTCGTCAAGCGGCCCACGCGCCGACAGCTTGGCCCCATCGCGGCCATTTCGTTTTTCCTCGGCGGACTGAACTTCGGGCTGTTCTATGTCGGCCTCGGCCTCGGCTCGGGCAGCATGTCGGCGGTCGCATATCAGCTCGCCACACCCTTCACCGTCCTGCTGGCCTGGCCGCTGCTCGCGGAGAGACCGTCCCTCATCACGTCCGCTGGCGTGGTGCTCGCATTCGTCGGTGTGGTCGTGCTGGCAGCGCAGCCCGGCCCGTCGGCCAACCCGCTGCCGCTGCTGCTCGTGATCGGAGCAGCCTTCGCTTTCGCGGTGTCCAACGTCCTGACCAAACGTTACGGCCCTTTCGATCCGCTGATGTTGATGGGGTGGTCGTCGTTGTTCACGGTGCCGCAGGTCATGGTGATATCGCTGCTGCTCGAACACGGACAGTTGGCGAGCCTTGCCACCGCGGATGAAAATGGTTGGCTCGCCCTCGCCTACACGATCTTCATCGGCGGAATCATCGGCTTTGGCCTCTGGTTCTGGCTGATCGCCCGCTGCTCCATGAGCCGCGTCGCTCCCTTCGGTCTGCTGCTGCCGGTGTTCGCCCTGACGTCGAGCGTGCTGTTCCTTGGCGAGCGCATGACCCCGAGGTTGATCGTCGGCGGCCTGCTCGCGATCTCCGGCGTCGCCATTACGCAAGTCAGACCGAGCACTCGGCCAGGCTGAGCGCCTACAGTCTCACCGAGCTGGTGCCCGCCGCTGAAACGCGGCCCTGAGTTCAGCCAGCTGGTCGCTTGTTGCTCCCTGCTCTGCGTCGGCCCGATCTGTCGGCAAATCCATGTAGGCGATCGGCCGCTCGAACTGGCTCGCCGTGAAGTCGTACCTTTGGCCTCCGATCCGATTGTAGAAATGATCGCCGGCCGGCAGGGGCGTCTTCAGTAAGTCACCGCCGAAGAGTTCGTGGATCAGCAGCGCCGTGACGTTGCATTGTCCGGCTGCGGGGTTGCCCGCCGTCCATTGGCTGGCCGTCGACAGCGACCAGGCCTTGCGCAGTGAGCGTTGAATATCATCCGGATCGAAGCGCATCGTCAGCTCCCAACGGATCGGCGCCGAGACCGAATTTCGGATTATTCGATAATCGCTTTATGCCACTATTTTGCCCGACGTGTCAAACGGGTTCGTTGCGCGGCCGAGCGCACCTCCGTCCGCGTGTCATTGCGAGCGGTGTCGAAGCGGACGCGCCTTCCTGCAAATTTACCCGGTCAGTCAAACTGTTGTCGGCCGCCATCGGGCCATTTTCCCGCACCCCGCGTCTACTGTGCATGGGGTTGTTTTGCGGACTTTGAGTCCGCACATGCGCCGCAAACTAAAAGCCCGGCCTCGCGAGCGAGGCCGGGCTCCGTGTCTTGCGACTTGCTCGTGAGATCAGCCGCGGGTGCGCGAGCGGATCATGAAGCTGTCGTAGGTGTATTCGGCGACCTGCCACCACAGATATTCGTCGGAGCGGTAGGCCTGCATCGCGTCGATCGACTTCTTGAAGTCGGGGTTCTTGGCCGAGATCTCGCCCCACAGCTCG harbors:
- a CDS encoding response regulator transcription factor — encoded protein: MRLLIVEDNAELSRLVAAGLAAAGYESDIVGSAAEAREAVSSVNYAAMILDLGLPDGDGLSVLRELRRQMEPLPVLVLTARGGLQDRVTGLRSGADDYLAKPFAMEELVARLEAILRRPGQLLGRSLRLANLVYDTESRQIFVDDQPRIISARETSVLEILLRRQGRVVPKKNVEDHIFGLEGEVASNAVEVYVSRLRKQLTEHGAKVVIHTIRGVGYLMAEEK
- a CDS encoding TetR/AcrR family transcriptional regulator, translated to MSQQTPVQSARGRPRSFDVDIAVERAMEVFWSRGYHATALPDLLRATRLSRGSLYAAFGDKHSLFLRALDRYIADALTRIDIELAPDREPVEGLRAFLAGYVDRTSGANGRRGCLLVATAMELAGQDAEVGRRIAGFFKAMETRLAAALSRAKAAGLLADGVEPSSAARILVCFVEGLRVVGKTAPARTTSKATADALLDRFIK
- a CDS encoding DMT family transporter gives rise to the protein MSALQIVCAVAVPLLWGYQFVAIKVGVTEFPPLFFLALRFLAIALLLVPFVKRPTRRQLGPIAAISFFLGGLNFGLFYVGLGLGSGSMSAVAYQLATPFTVLLAWPLLAERPSLITSAGVVLAFVGVVVLAAQPGPSANPLPLLLVIGAAFAFAVSNVLTKRYGPFDPLMLMGWSSLFTVPQVMVISLLLEHGQLASLATADENGWLALAYTIFIGGIIGFGLWFWLIARCSMSRVAPFGLLLPVFALTSSVLFLGERMTPRLIVGGLLAISGVAITQVRPSTRPG